A genome region from Taeniopygia guttata chromosome 5, bTaeGut7.mat, whole genome shotgun sequence includes the following:
- the STXBP6 gene encoding syntaxin-binding protein 6 isoform X2, whose protein sequence is MGQSESQGNGRRHLTAVPDLCQRVTNKKPAQASITKVKQFEGSTSFVRRTQWMLEQLRQVNGIDPNRDSPEFDLLFENAFDQWVANTASEKCTFFQVLHHTCQRYLTDRKPEFINCQSKIMGGNSILHSAADSVTSAVQKASQALNERGERLGRAEEKTEELKNSAQQFAETAHKLAMKHKC, encoded by the exons ATGGGACAGAGTGAAAGCCAAGGCAATGGAAGGAGGCACCTGACAGCAGTACCCGATTTATGCCAGAGAG TGACGAACAAGAAACCAGCTCAAGCATCTATTACAAAGGTGAAGCAATTTGAAGGCTCCACATCGTTTGTCAGGAGAACGCAGTGGATGCTCGAGCAGCTTCGCCAGGTCAATGGTATAGACCCTAATCGG gaTTCCCCAGAATTTGATTTACtatttgaaaatgcatttgaCCAATGGGTAGCAAACACAGCTTCAGAAAAATGCACATTCTTTCAGGTTCTACATCACACTTGTCAGCGATACCTTACAGACAGGAAGCCAGAATTTATCAACTGCCAGTCTAAAATTATGGGAG GAAACAGCATACTCCATTCAGCAGCAGACAGTGTGACAAGTGCAGTACAGAAGGCAAGTCAGGCCTTGAATGAGCGTGGTGAAAGGCTAGGTCGTGCAGAAGAAAAGACAGAGGAGCTGAAAAACAGTGCTCAGCAGTTCGCAGAAACTGCACATAAG cttgCCATGAAGCACAAATGCTGA